In Mastigocladopsis repens PCC 10914, a single window of DNA contains:
- a CDS encoding helix-turn-helix domain-containing protein: protein MAGVTKVEIYESAEELQELLRKQKIVSSRERIQALYLLKIGHVKTIQDVAVVLGRARVTVQRWLKDYTESGIKGLLSTKKSPGRPPMINLQAREQLDRELQQPQGFKSYEEIRTWLKAVEGIEASYKVVHDTVRYQMKAKLKVPRAVGVKYDSEAELEFKKNCHNT, encoded by the coding sequence ATGGCTGGAGTCACCAAAGTAGAAATATATGAGTCAGCAGAAGAATTACAGGAACTGCTGAGAAAACAAAAAATAGTATCAAGTCGTGAACGGATTCAAGCGTTGTATTTGCTGAAAATAGGTCATGTAAAAACAATACAGGATGTAGCGGTGGTGCTAGGGAGAGCAAGGGTAACGGTACAAAGATGGTTGAAGGACTATACCGAATCAGGAATAAAAGGTTTATTGTCAACGAAAAAGAGTCCAGGAAGACCGCCAATGATTAACTTACAAGCAAGAGAGCAGCTAGACAGAGAACTTCAACAGCCACAGGGATTTAAAAGTTATGAAGAAATACGAACTTGGTTAAAAGCAGTGGAAGGGATAGAAGCATCATATAAAGTAGTACACGACACAGTGCGCTATCAAATGAAAGCGAAGCTAAAAGTACCGCGAGCCGTAGGTGTCAAATACGATAGTGAAGCAGAATTGGAATTTAAAAAAAACTGCCACAATACCTAG
- a CDS encoding IS630 family transposase produces the protein MRYWCGNESRVGLKTEPGRLITTKGVKPIGIMQWKRDNFYLYGLVEPLTGEHFIWEFSHLNTACFNIFLEKFSETYSQDIHILQLDNGAFHFSQHLKLPENIVLLFQPPHTPQVNPIERLWEEVKRHLTWESFSTLDELREFIWKRLEQLNTSIVASITGWDFILDALFVSGFS, from the coding sequence ATTAGATATTGGTGTGGAAACGAAAGCCGTGTGGGGTTGAAGACTGAACCTGGGAGATTAATTACGACAAAAGGAGTCAAGCCCATCGGCATTATGCAATGGAAGCGGGATAATTTTTATTTATATGGATTAGTAGAACCATTAACTGGAGAGCATTTTATTTGGGAATTCTCTCATTTAAATACAGCTTGTTTCAATATTTTTTTAGAAAAATTCTCAGAGACTTATTCTCAAGATATACATATTCTTCAGTTAGATAATGGAGCGTTTCATTTTAGTCAGCATCTCAAACTACCAGAAAATATAGTTTTGTTATTTCAGCCTCCGCATACACCTCAAGTTAATCCAATTGAAAGATTGTGGGAGGAGGTTAAAAGGCATTTAACTTGGGAAAGCTTCTCAACTTTAGATGAATTAAGAGAATTTATTTGGAAGCGATTGGAACAATTAAACACATCAATCGTTGCTTCTATTACAGGTTGGGATTTTATTCTTGATGCTTTATTTGTATCAGGCTTTTCGTGA
- a CDS encoding transposase: MILIDSQAVKNTCNASVESKGFCFYKATNGIKRHLAVDILGFPFFTHCTTANVSDDQGLIEMLSQNIDYFQSKPLELPKTTILVDHGYHPEKIIPALEQIYPQIMTKIQFELSAKPSKAEKQAKGQSGFVPVAARWVIERSNAWVERCKSLVKNFDRTLARANAKLKLCFIRLMLKRLAAS; this comes from the coding sequence CTGATCCTGATTGATTCACAAGCGGTCAAAAATACTTGTAATGCCAGTGTTGAGTCGAAAGGGTTTTGTTTTTACAAAGCAACCAACGGGATTAAAAGACATCTAGCAGTGGATATATTGGGTTTCCCTTTCTTCACTCACTGCACCACCGCCAACGTATCTGATGACCAGGGGTTGATTGAAATGCTCTCACAAAATATCGATTATTTCCAATCTAAACCACTGGAATTGCCCAAAACAACTATCTTGGTAGATCATGGCTATCATCCTGAAAAAATTATCCCGGCCTTAGAGCAAATTTATCCCCAGATCATGACCAAAATCCAATTTGAACTCTCTGCCAAGCCATCAAAAGCTGAAAAGCAAGCCAAAGGACAATCCGGATTTGTTCCGGTGGCTGCTAGATGGGTGATAGAGAGATCCAATGCTTGGGTAGAGCGATGTAAAAGTTTAGTCAAAAACTTTGACCGCACACTCGCTCGTGCCAATGCCAAGCTCAAACTTTGTTTTATCCGATTGATGCTCAAACGATTAGCTGCTAGCTAG
- a CDS encoding transposase produces MGYSSDVTDLEWEIIEPLLPTKKKTRPPVWTKRQILNGIFYQLKNGCNWADLPRDLPPYSTVFWHYKQWCEDGILDSIMANLHQGVREQVKKNHTGQP; encoded by the coding sequence ATGGGATATTCAAGCGACGTGACAGACTTGGAATGGGAAATTATCGAGCCGTTATTGCCGACCAAGAAGAAAACAAGACCTCCTGTGTGGACAAAGAGGCAAATATTGAACGGGATATTTTATCAACTTAAGAATGGTTGCAACTGGGCAGACTTACCCAGAGATTTGCCGCCCTATTCTACTGTGTTCTGGCATTACAAGCAGTGGTGTGAAGATGGCATCCTGGACTCAATTATGGCTAATTTACATCAGGGAGTGCGTGAACAAGTAAAAAAAAACCACACTGGACAACCCTGA
- a CDS encoding family 1 glycosylhydrolase — MVSFNSTFNTHNSQFPLEVWAGVECTVNRVGDEYFDQLERNGHATRLDDLDLFAELGIKAIRYPVLWERTAPNELENADWSWADERLGRLRELGINPIVGLVHHGSGPRHTSLVDPEFPEKLALYARAVAQRYPWVTHYTPVNEALTTARFSGMYGHWYPHGGDELSFARALLGECRAIALSMKAIREVNPNAQGVQTEDLGKIYSTPKLAYQAEFENERRWLSFDLLCGRVTPTHRMWGHLRYCGISEAELDWFLENPCPPNIIGINHYLTSDRFLDERKERYPVSSHGSNGRDEYADVEAVRVCAEGAAGPRNLLKEAWERYKLPIAITEAHLHCTREEQLRWLYEVWSGALQLRGQGVDVRAVTAWSLLGTYDWNSLVTRWVGYYESGVFDLRSSRPRPTAIAKMIRDLSAGRKPDHPLLDTPGWWHRQERLLYPAVSCLKESSGQPGVGGEINSKFKICPEDTLRVSETPPEEAQNSKLEVSSSSPSSPRQSPQRGEPSEVCLEGNPPCNFSPHGAGSSSPLVIVGAKGTLGRAFARLCELRGISYRLLTRQEMDIADPASVDAVLAELKPWAVVNAAGYVRVDDAEREPHVCLRVNATGPAILAAACAQHNVALLTFSSDLVFDGAVFNPYIESDTVAPLNVYGCSKALAEKLVLKVNPASLVIRTSAFFGPWDDYNFVTIALRQLSAGNTFVAAEDGIVSPTYVPDLVHASLDLLIDGETGLWHLANKGAIAWADLARLAAKTAGFNPSNVIALPTRELGLTAQRPTYSVLGSNRGELMSSLDSAMSRYFDECQRF; from the coding sequence ATGGTTTCCTTCAACTCAACATTCAACACTCATAACTCACAATTTCCTTTGGAAGTGTGGGCTGGTGTGGAGTGTACGGTTAATCGTGTGGGTGATGAGTATTTCGACCAGTTGGAACGCAACGGTCATGCAACGCGCTTGGATGACCTAGACTTATTTGCCGAACTAGGGATAAAGGCGATCCGCTACCCGGTGCTGTGGGAGCGAACCGCACCCAACGAGTTGGAGAATGCTGACTGGTCGTGGGCGGATGAGCGACTAGGGCGATTGCGCGAACTCGGCATCAATCCGATTGTGGGATTGGTGCATCATGGTAGCGGACCGCGTCACACTAGCTTGGTAGATCCGGAATTTCCAGAGAAACTAGCTTTGTATGCCCGTGCAGTTGCCCAGCGCTATCCTTGGGTGACGCATTACACACCCGTAAACGAAGCCCTAACAACGGCGCGATTCAGTGGAATGTATGGTCACTGGTATCCTCACGGAGGAGATGAGTTAAGTTTCGCACGTGCTTTGTTGGGGGAGTGCCGTGCGATCGCCCTTTCAATGAAGGCGATCCGGGAAGTTAACCCCAATGCCCAAGGAGTGCAAACCGAGGATTTGGGTAAGATTTACAGTACGCCAAAGCTGGCGTATCAAGCAGAATTTGAGAACGAGCGCCGCTGGTTGAGCTTTGATTTATTGTGCGGTCGAGTCACGCCGACTCATCGGATGTGGGGTCACCTGCGCTACTGTGGCATCAGTGAGGCTGAACTTGATTGGTTTCTGGAAAATCCCTGTCCGCCGAACATCATTGGGATTAACCACTACCTGACGAGCGATCGCTTTTTGGATGAACGCAAAGAACGCTATCCGGTTTCTTCGCATGGGAGCAACGGGCGGGATGAGTACGCAGATGTAGAGGCAGTGCGGGTTTGTGCTGAGGGTGCAGCAGGTCCGCGCAACTTGCTCAAAGAAGCATGGGAACGTTATAAACTGCCGATTGCTATTACCGAAGCTCACCTCCACTGCACCCGTGAGGAGCAGCTGCGCTGGCTTTATGAGGTTTGGAGTGGGGCGCTGCAATTACGAGGACAGGGTGTAGATGTCCGCGCTGTCACTGCTTGGTCGCTCCTGGGCACCTACGATTGGAATAGCTTAGTGACTCGTTGGGTCGGCTACTACGAGTCAGGCGTGTTTGACTTGCGCTCTTCACGTCCGCGACCGACAGCAATTGCCAAGATGATACGCGACCTATCCGCTGGGCGCAAACCGGACCACCCGCTACTTGATACACCCGGATGGTGGCATCGGCAAGAGCGGTTATTATACCCGGCGGTAAGTTGTCTAAAAGAAAGCAGTGGGCAGCCGGGAGTAGGGGGAGAAATAAATTCAAAATTCAAAATATGTCCGGAGGACACGCTACGCGTTAGTGAAACTCCTCCGGAGGAGGCACAAAATTCAAAATTAGAAGTTTCTTCCTCATCTCCTTCATCTCCACGCCAGTCGCCTCAACGGGGGGAACCCTCCGAAGTTTGCCTGGAGGGAAACCCTCCTTGCAACTTCTCTCCGCACGGCGCTGGCTCCTCTTCACCCCTAGTCATCGTGGGTGCAAAAGGAACTTTGGGAAGGGCTTTTGCTCGTTTGTGTGAACTGCGGGGTATTTCGTACCGCTTGCTGACACGCCAAGAAATGGACATTGCCGATCCTGCCTCGGTCGATGCTGTTCTAGCTGAGTTGAAGCCGTGGGCGGTTGTGAACGCTGCGGGATATGTGCGGGTGGACGATGCGGAACGCGAACCCCATGTTTGCCTGCGGGTGAACGCCACCGGACCAGCGATTTTAGCTGCTGCTTGCGCTCAGCATAACGTGGCGCTGCTGACTTTCTCGTCAGACCTGGTATTTGACGGTGCTGTGTTCAACCCTTATATAGAAAGTGATACCGTTGCCCCCCTTAATGTGTATGGGTGTAGCAAAGCTTTGGCAGAAAAGCTGGTATTGAAGGTTAATCCCGCATCGCTGGTCATTCGCACCAGTGCATTTTTTGGTCCTTGGGATGATTACAATTTTGTAACAATTGCGCTGCGTCAGCTCAGTGCTGGGAATACCTTTGTTGCTGCGGAGGATGGGATTGTTTCGCCTACGTACGTGCCGGATCTTGTCCATGCCAGTCTCGATTTGTTGATTGACGGCGAAACTGGCTTGTGGCATTTGGCTAACAAAGGTGCGATCGCATGGGCTGATTTGGCACGGCTAGCGGCGAAAACAGCAGGCTTTAATCCTAGCAATGTGATTGCCCTGCCAACGCGAGAACTTGGTTTAACCGCTCAGCGCCCGACTTACAGCGTTCTTGGTAGCAATAGGGGTGAATTAATGTCATCTCTTGACAGTGCGATGTCTCGCTATTTTGATGAGTGTCAACGATTTTAG
- the glf gene encoding UDP-galactopyranose mutase produces MSGEQSHIKNNGVSNGHSRKILKDKLSTLTKPQSSGASSQNLSISNKSYKQASTDTPDIVCLSHLRWNFVYQRPQHLLVRCAQGQRVFFVEEPILSKEPLGRLDVTQDNNGVVVVVPHLPQGLSQEAVNADLKVLIDGLFAEHNIRKYICWYYTPMAIAFTSHLQPEAVVYDCMDELSAFKGASPALKNYEAELFRCADLVFTGGQSLYESKVNQHPNVYAFPSSVDVAHFAQGRTLKEEPADQVNIPHPRLGFFGVIDERMDIELLAGIADTRPDWHLVIIGPVVKIDPATLPQRENIHYLGGKDYKKLPAYLAGWDLAMLPFARNESTRFISPTKTPEYLAAGKPVVSTSIRDVVRPYGDLKLVRIADTVGEFVAAIEKAMQEDNSASGWLRRVDAFLEQISWDRTWGSMMQLIDSAIAAQKEGNKINSNLAIAGKQAPSIINRDKEPVFDYLIVGAGFSGSVIAERLATQSGKKVLVVDKRSHIGGNAYDHYDDHGILVHKYGPHIFHTNSREVFEYLSQFTEWRAYEHRVLASVDGQLVPIPINLDTINKLYGMNLTSFQVEEFFKSVAEPKEYIRTSEDVVVSKVGRELYEKFFRNYTRKQWGLDPSELDKSVIARIPTRTNRDDRYFTDSYQAMPRYGFTRMFETMLAHPNIKVMLNTDYREIQKAIPCGEIVYTGPVDEFFDYRYGKLPYRSLDFKHETHNTSVFQQAPVINYPNDHLYTRVTEFKYLTGQEHHKTSIVYEFPKAEGDPYYPVPRPENQEIYKQYKELADETQGVHFVGRLATYKYYNMDQCVAQALSVYKQIAVKA; encoded by the coding sequence ATGTCTGGCGAACAAAGTCACATAAAAAATAACGGTGTCAGTAATGGTCATTCCCGAAAGATACTTAAAGATAAACTATCGACACTAACTAAACCGCAATCATCAGGTGCATCATCACAGAATTTATCCATATCTAACAAAAGCTATAAACAAGCCTCTACAGATACGCCTGATATAGTTTGCTTGTCTCATTTGCGTTGGAATTTTGTCTATCAAAGACCGCAACATCTTCTGGTTCGTTGCGCTCAAGGACAGCGGGTTTTCTTCGTTGAGGAGCCGATTTTGAGCAAGGAACCTTTGGGGCGGTTGGATGTCACCCAAGACAACAATGGGGTAGTGGTTGTTGTTCCCCACTTACCACAAGGTTTGAGTCAAGAGGCGGTAAACGCAGATCTAAAAGTGCTGATTGATGGTTTGTTTGCAGAGCACAACATCCGCAAGTACATCTGTTGGTACTACACGCCGATGGCGATCGCATTTACAAGCCACTTGCAACCAGAAGCAGTTGTCTACGATTGCATGGATGAGTTATCTGCCTTCAAGGGAGCGTCACCCGCTTTAAAAAACTACGAAGCTGAACTTTTCCGCTGTGCAGATTTGGTGTTTACAGGTGGACAAAGCCTTTACGAAAGCAAGGTGAACCAGCACCCCAACGTCTACGCATTTCCCAGTAGTGTAGATGTAGCACATTTTGCACAAGGAAGAACTCTTAAAGAAGAACCAGCAGATCAAGTCAACATTCCCCACCCGCGCCTTGGGTTCTTTGGGGTGATTGATGAGCGGATGGATATCGAACTGTTGGCTGGTATTGCCGACACACGTCCTGACTGGCATTTGGTGATCATTGGACCAGTGGTGAAAATTGATCCCGCAACTTTGCCACAGCGGGAGAATATTCATTATCTCGGCGGTAAAGACTATAAAAAACTACCTGCATATTTAGCGGGGTGGGACTTGGCGATGCTGCCGTTTGCGCGTAACGAGTCAACTCGCTTTATTAGCCCCACTAAAACCCCAGAGTATCTTGCCGCAGGTAAGCCTGTGGTGTCTACCTCAATTCGAGATGTGGTGCGTCCCTACGGAGACTTGAAGCTAGTACGAATTGCAGACACTGTTGGAGAGTTCGTCGCCGCCATAGAAAAGGCTATGCAAGAGGACAACTCAGCATCGGGATGGTTGCGTCGGGTAGATGCCTTTTTGGAGCAAATTTCTTGGGATCGCACTTGGGGATCAATGATGCAATTGATAGACTCTGCGATCGCTGCACAAAAAGAAGGCAACAAAATTAACTCAAATCTGGCTATTGCTGGTAAACAAGCACCAAGTATCATTAACAGAGACAAAGAGCCTGTATTTGATTACTTGATTGTCGGCGCGGGGTTCTCAGGAAGCGTCATCGCGGAACGGTTGGCAACTCAGTCTGGTAAGAAAGTGCTGGTTGTGGACAAGCGATCGCACATCGGCGGCAACGCCTACGATCATTACGATGATCATGGAATCCTCGTACACAAATACGGTCCCCACATCTTTCATACCAACTCCCGCGAAGTCTTTGAATACCTCTCGCAATTCACTGAATGGCGGGCTTACGAACATCGCGTCCTTGCCAGCGTAGACGGGCAACTTGTTCCGATCCCCATCAACCTCGACACCATCAACAAACTCTATGGAATGAACCTGACTTCATTTCAGGTGGAGGAGTTCTTCAAGTCAGTTGCAGAACCGAAAGAATACATCCGTACCTCAGAGGATGTGGTGGTGAGCAAAGTTGGTCGAGAACTGTATGAAAAGTTCTTCCGCAACTACACTCGCAAACAATGGGGACTCGACCCATCGGAACTTGACAAATCAGTCATTGCCCGCATCCCCACCCGCACCAACCGCGACGATCGCTATTTCACAGATAGTTACCAGGCAATGCCCCGGTACGGTTTTACCCGGATGTTCGAGACGATGTTGGCACACCCCAACATCAAGGTGATGCTCAACACCGATTACCGTGAAATCCAAAAGGCAATACCTTGCGGTGAGATAGTTTACACGGGACCCGTTGATGAGTTCTTTGATTATCGCTACGGCAAACTACCGTATCGCTCACTTGATTTCAAGCACGAGACGCATAACACCTCGGTGTTTCAGCAAGCGCCAGTCATCAACTATCCGAACGACCACCTGTATACTCGCGTCACGGAGTTTAAGTACCTGACGGGACAGGAACACCACAAAACTAGTATTGTTTACGAGTTTCCCAAAGCAGAGGGAGACCCCTATTACCCCGTACCACGTCCGGAAAATCAGGAAATTTACAAGCAATACAAGGAACTGGCTGATGAAACGCAAGGGGTACATTTTGTGGGAAGGTTAGCAACCTACAAGTATTACAACATGGATCAATGTGTTGCTCAGGCTCTTTCTGTTTACAAGCAAATTGCGGTTAAGGCTTGA
- a CDS encoding MFS transporter, with amino-acid sequence MIAQQEDDILVETSPLPPVPIQEISEDRAITETVFPPTPNAPVKISKPEIRKSLRALTFESVFASVFYSIIGGALLSNFLLELDAGPVEIGLLASIPQLVNLLQPLGAYLVERSPSFNWYSMCIFVPSRLLWVILVPAIWFVTSVTSSHITGHQVVLLTLGIILVTNIIEAFGRAPFLGWTAVLVPERLRGRYFGFRNSLLSLTNLISVPLLGLAVSTWPGGMVQGYGVVLVLGIVFGLSSLVSQFWITDVNPQLLKVEGSDTSQPQPGGIDLSFLKDANFLKFVFYIAIWCFAVNVSAPFFNLYMLDNLEIDITIVTIYTAISTAANMLLLLLWGKLADRIGNRPLLILVGLLVAITPLLWLGTGSDQISLWVWLPLLHVLTGGTWAAIDLCTNNLMMGVASLRNQSKYFAITGAVAGVSGAIGITAGSFLATHPGAGGLLGLFALSGVLRLVALLPLLFVQEQRSVPLGQLMQVLFPVKQQRLLIQPEE; translated from the coding sequence ATGATTGCCCAACAAGAAGATGACATTTTAGTAGAAACGAGCCCTCTCCCCCCTGTCCCTATTCAGGAAATCTCAGAGGATAGGGCAATAACAGAGACGGTATTTCCTCCAACTCCAAACGCGCCTGTTAAAATTTCCAAGCCGGAAATTCGGAAAAGCCTCAGGGCGTTAACTTTTGAGAGTGTCTTTGCTTCGGTTTTTTACAGTATCATCGGCGGTGCGTTGCTCAGTAATTTCTTGCTTGAACTGGATGCCGGTCCAGTGGAAATTGGTCTACTTGCATCTATTCCTCAGCTGGTGAATCTGCTCCAACCGCTGGGAGCCTATCTGGTAGAGAGAAGTCCTAGCTTCAACTGGTATTCGATGTGCATTTTCGTCCCGTCGCGGCTACTGTGGGTGATTCTCGTGCCAGCGATTTGGTTCGTCACCTCAGTCACCTCATCTCATATCACTGGGCACCAAGTGGTGCTATTGACATTGGGAATTATCTTGGTGACTAATATCATCGAAGCTTTCGGTCGTGCTCCCTTTTTGGGCTGGACGGCTGTGTTAGTCCCAGAGCGGTTGCGGGGGCGGTATTTTGGCTTTCGCAATAGTCTTCTAAGCTTGACGAATCTTATCAGTGTGCCGCTGCTGGGTCTAGCAGTATCGACCTGGCCCGGTGGAATGGTTCAAGGCTACGGTGTGGTCTTGGTTCTAGGAATTGTGTTTGGGCTAAGTAGTCTGGTCAGCCAGTTCTGGATTACCGATGTGAACCCGCAACTTTTAAAAGTCGAGGGTTCAGATACATCCCAACCGCAGCCAGGGGGAATAGATCTGAGCTTCCTCAAAGACGCCAATTTTTTGAAGTTTGTGTTTTACATTGCCATATGGTGCTTTGCCGTTAACGTCAGCGCTCCCTTCTTTAACCTCTACATGCTGGATAACCTGGAGATAGATATAACCATAGTAACAATTTATACTGCCATATCTACTGCTGCTAATATGCTGCTGCTGCTTTTGTGGGGCAAACTGGCTGACCGGATTGGCAATCGCCCGCTCCTGATATTAGTGGGACTCTTGGTGGCAATAACACCTCTGTTGTGGCTAGGAACTGGAAGTGATCAAATTTCCCTTTGGGTCTGGTTACCCTTGTTGCACGTGCTAACCGGTGGAACGTGGGCGGCGATTGACCTGTGTACCAACAATCTTATGATGGGAGTGGCATCGCTGCGTAATCAGTCCAAATACTTCGCGATCACAGGGGCGGTTGCTGGTGTGAGTGGGGCAATAGGAATCACCGCTGGTAGCTTTCTCGCGACTCACCCTGGTGCCGGTGGCTTACTAGGGCTGTTTGCTTTATCAGGCGTCCTACGACTGGTTGCGCTCCTGCCCTTGCTTTTTGTTCAGGAGCAGCGCTCTGTACCTCTGGGTCAGCTAATGCAAGTCCTGTTCCCTGTTAAGCAGCAAAGACTGCTGATTCAACCAGAGGAATAA
- a CDS encoding zinc-binding dehydrogenase: protein MTFDDDPLEFGSLMGKGATVRGIAVGNAQMYEAMVQAIDTHKIRPPIDRRFRFEDAKDAYQA from the coding sequence ATGACGTTTGATGATGATCCGCTGGAATTTGGTTCGCTGATGGGTAAGGGCGCGACTGTCCGGGGCATCGCCGTCGGCAACGCCCAAATGTATGAAGCGATGGTGCAGGCGATCGACACCCACAAAATCCGACCGCCTATCGATCGCAGGTTCCGCTTTGAGGACGCCAAGGACGCTTACCAAGCGTAG
- a CDS encoding NAD(P)H-binding protein, translating into MKVIVTGSLGNISKPLTQELVQKGHAVTVISSKPEKQKDIEALGATAAIGSLEDVDFVTATFTGADGVYCMIPPNDYFDQNLDLLAYYHTIANNYAQAVQQSGVKRVVYLSSIGAHLEKGSGIIIGHHKGEGIMNNLSDVAITFMRPVAFYYNLYGYVEMIKNQGVIAANYGADDKDVWVSPIDIAAAIAEELETPLVGSKVRYVASDELTGNETAAILGAAIGKPDLKWIIIPSEQMQSGLEAAGINPNIAAGLVEMYAGVHSGIFLEDYYHNRPAVMGKVKMTDFAKEFAAAF; encoded by the coding sequence ATGAAAGTTATAGTAACAGGTTCGTTAGGAAACATCAGCAAGCCGCTGACACAAGAGTTAGTGCAAAAAGGACATGCGGTCACCGTTATCAGCAGCAAGCCCGAAAAGCAAAAAGACATTGAAGCCCTGGGTGCCACCGCAGCCATCGGCTCATTGGAAGACGTTGATTTTGTCACGGCTACTTTTACCGGTGCAGATGGTGTGTATTGTATGATACCGCCAAACGACTACTTCGATCAGAACCTTGACCTATTGGCGTATTATCACACAATCGCCAATAACTATGCGCAAGCCGTTCAACAGTCGGGCGTAAAGCGTGTGGTTTACCTCAGTAGCATTGGTGCTCATTTAGAGAAAGGTTCAGGTATCATTATCGGTCATCATAAAGGAGAAGGTATCATGAATAATCTGTCAGATGTTGCCATCACGTTCATGCGCCCCGTTGCTTTCTACTACAATTTATATGGCTATGTAGAAATGATAAAAAACCAGGGCGTTATTGCGGCAAACTACGGTGCAGATGACAAGGATGTATGGGTTTCCCCCATAGATATTGCTGCTGCCATTGCTGAAGAACTTGAAACACCGCTTGTTGGCAGCAAAGTGCGGTATGTAGCAAGTGACGAACTTACGGGCAACGAAACTGCAGCTATTTTAGGTGCAGCTATTGGAAAGCCTGATTTGAAATGGATTATTATTCCCAGCGAACAAATGCAAAGTGGTTTAGAAGCGGCAGGGATCAACCCAAACATTGCTGCAGGTTTGGTTGAAATGTATGCCGGGGTTCATAGCGGCATATTTTTAGAGGATTATTACCACAATAGACCGGCGGTTATGGGAAAAGTAAAGATGACAGATTTTGCAAAGGAATTTGCTGCTGCTTTTTAA